A region of Armatimonadota bacterium DNA encodes the following proteins:
- a CDS encoding transketolase, whose product MTETQARADIPALKETARLLRKDIIEMTTKAGSGHPSSSMSAAEVVAGLYFGGILRHNPAEPKWPDRDRFVLSKGHACPVLYAALANTGYFPLEWMDHLREIDAPLEGHPNYLRVPGAEASTGSLGQGLSIGVGMAMAGHMDNKDYKVYVMTGDGEIEEGQIWEAAASAAKFYLPNIVWIIDRNGFQQTGSTKDVMPMDPLAEKATAFGWHVREINGQDMAEVMDALEEAKSYHEGPYCLICNTKKGAGVSFVEGNFHYHGKALTVEETHRALLELGWTAEAAKYAKG is encoded by the coding sequence ATGACGGAAACGCAGGCGCGGGCCGATATCCCCGCGCTGAAAGAGACGGCGCGCTTGCTGCGCAAGGACATCATCGAGATGACCACCAAGGCTGGCAGCGGCCACCCGAGTTCCAGCATGTCCGCGGCCGAAGTGGTTGCGGGGCTGTATTTTGGCGGGATTCTCCGTCACAATCCCGCCGAACCCAAATGGCCGGACCGCGACCGCTTCGTCCTCTCCAAGGGCCATGCCTGCCCGGTGCTTTACGCGGCGCTCGCCAATACCGGCTATTTTCCTCTGGAGTGGATGGACCACCTGCGCGAAATCGATGCCCCACTGGAAGGCCACCCCAACTATCTTCGCGTCCCGGGCGCCGAGGCGTCCACCGGATCGCTCGGCCAGGGCCTCAGCATCGGCGTCGGCATGGCCATGGCCGGGCACATGGACAACAAAGACTATAAGGTCTACGTGATGACCGGTGACGGCGAGATCGAGGAGGGGCAGATTTGGGAGGCCGCGGCCAGCGCCGCCAAGTTCTACCTGCCCAACATCGTCTGGATCATCGACCGCAACGGCTTCCAGCAGACCGGTAGTACCAAAGACGTGATGCCAATGGACCCGCTGGCGGAAAAAGCCACCGCGTTCGGCTGGCACGTGCGCGAGATCAACGGCCAGGACATGGCCGAAGTGATGGACGCCCTCGAGGAAGCCAAGTCTTACCACGAAGGCCCCTATTGCCTCATCTGCAACACGAAGAAGGGCGCCGGTGTGTCGTTCGTGGAGGGCAACTTCCATTACCATGGCAAAGCCCTGACGGTTGAGGAAACGCACCGCGCACTGTTGGAACTTGGCTGGACCGCCGAGGCCGCGAAATACGCGAAAGGATAG
- a CDS encoding transketolase C-terminal domain-containing protein translates to MAIGDIAGLKLGPATRDAFGEALVELGGRKPEIVVVDADLANSTMASKFQTAYPDRFIEVGIAESNMVGVAAGLATCGKEAWATSFSVFLLANAYDQIRVSVAYPKLNVKLCGSHSGISIGPDGPSQMGIEDIALACALPGFTVIVPCDAEQTKAAVQAASALDGPVFIRTGRSKTPVIYANGNSFTLGKANTIREGKDITLIACGLTVALALDAAKLLADQGIEARVLDMATVKPLDEEAVAKAAKETKGIVVIEEHLLDGGLGSRVAMAAAKTSPAPMAFVAVDNTFAESGLPEDVLKKYGFTPENVVTAAKSVLSR, encoded by the coding sequence ATGGCAATTGGAGATATCGCGGGACTCAAGCTGGGTCCGGCTACGCGGGATGCGTTTGGCGAGGCGTTGGTTGAACTCGGCGGCAGGAAACCGGAGATCGTTGTAGTGGATGCGGACCTCGCCAATTCCACGATGGCCAGCAAGTTTCAGACGGCCTACCCGGACCGCTTCATCGAAGTGGGCATCGCGGAAAGCAACATGGTCGGAGTAGCCGCCGGCCTCGCGACGTGCGGCAAGGAAGCGTGGGCAACGTCGTTCTCGGTCTTCCTGCTGGCAAACGCATACGATCAGATTCGCGTCTCGGTGGCGTACCCCAAGCTGAATGTCAAACTGTGCGGCTCGCACAGCGGCATCAGCATCGGGCCGGACGGCCCCAGCCAGATGGGCATCGAGGATATCGCACTCGCATGTGCGCTGCCGGGTTTCACGGTCATCGTGCCGTGTGACGCTGAGCAGACGAAGGCCGCCGTGCAAGCTGCCTCCGCGCTGGACGGCCCGGTGTTCATTCGAACCGGCCGAAGCAAGACGCCCGTCATCTACGCGAACGGCAATTCGTTCACGCTCGGCAAGGCCAACACGATTCGCGAGGGTAAGGACATCACGCTGATTGCGTGCGGTCTGACTGTCGCGCTGGCGCTGGACGCCGCGAAACTGCTGGCGGACCAGGGCATCGAGGCGCGCGTGCTGGATATGGCGACCGTCAAACCGCTGGACGAAGAAGCGGTGGCGAAGGCTGCGAAAGAGACCAAGGGCATCGTCGTCATTGAAGAGCATCTGCTCGACGGCGGCCTTGGGAGCCGCGTGGCGATGGCTGCCGCGAAGACCTCCCCTGCCCCCATGGCGTTCGTGGCCGTGGACAACACCTTTGCTGAAAGCGGGCTGCCGGAAGACGTGCTCAAGAAGTACGGCTTCACTCCGGAAAACGTGGTGACCGCCGCCAAGAGCGTTCTCTCCCGATAG
- a CDS encoding sugar phosphate isomerase/epimerase family protein: protein MKVGVSMWSYVSHFQQGKMDVLSFVDTAKWLGVDGVELLDYFWKDKASELPKVKEKLAGMNMPVSAYAIGNDLTAEDAAERSAQVQVIKDGVDMAVTLNTNRVRVFAGHHDEVGFEKALGWIIEGLKEGAAYAESKGVVLCLENHGTLAGKGEQVKAILDAVNSPALKANPDTGNFMCVNQNPVDAMKIVAPLAGSVHFKDFRWARPEEKEHVYEGLEGSRVIGTSIGEGDVDLPTVVQTLRDAGYTGFLTIEYEGVEDPETALPRSVAFAKSLANG from the coding sequence ATGAAAGTCGGAGTTTCGATGTGGAGTTACGTGTCGCATTTCCAGCAGGGCAAAATGGATGTGCTGTCGTTCGTTGACACCGCCAAATGGCTGGGCGTCGACGGCGTGGAATTGCTGGACTATTTCTGGAAGGACAAGGCGTCCGAGCTGCCGAAGGTCAAGGAAAAGCTAGCCGGGATGAACATGCCGGTCAGCGCGTACGCCATCGGGAACGACCTCACCGCGGAAGACGCGGCGGAGCGCTCCGCGCAGGTTCAGGTGATCAAAGACGGCGTCGATATGGCCGTTACCCTTAACACCAACCGCGTGCGGGTGTTTGCCGGTCATCACGACGAAGTGGGTTTTGAGAAGGCGCTGGGCTGGATCATCGAGGGCCTCAAGGAAGGCGCCGCCTACGCCGAGTCGAAGGGCGTTGTATTGTGCCTCGAGAACCATGGGACCCTCGCCGGCAAGGGCGAGCAGGTCAAAGCCATCCTTGACGCCGTCAACTCGCCGGCACTGAAGGCCAACCCGGACACCGGCAACTTCATGTGCGTCAACCAGAACCCGGTGGACGCCATGAAGATCGTCGCCCCGCTGGCCGGCTCCGTCCACTTCAAGGACTTCCGTTGGGCAAGGCCCGAGGAGAAGGAACACGTCTACGAGGGCCTCGAAGGCAGCCGGGTCATCGGCACGTCCATCGGCGAGGGCGATGTGGACCTCCCCACGGTCGTTCAAACGCTCCGCGATGCCGGTTATACCGGATTTCTGACAATTGAATACGAAGGCGTCGAGGACCCCGAAACGGCGCTGCCCCGCAGCGTGGCGTTCGCCAAGTCCTTGGCGAACGGGTGA
- a CDS encoding SIS domain-containing protein translates to MDSGSTEPSANLMLAEIAEQPAVIARGLEENRQAAESIARHVRERHVKFLLIAARGTSDNAAIYAKYLCETELGIPVALAAPSVWTLYGARMQLKDSLVIGLSQSGMGPDIVECVEMAKTQGALTLGITNNPDSLLANASDEVLLLHAGAEKSVAATKTYTSSLAAVALTIALLSHDRGLEAELHGVPGQIQATLAIDPDIERASERYRFMDDCMVIARGLNQCTAVEAGLKLSETCYVVAHAYSGADFQHGPIAVVDRGFPCLLFNPEGKAHAQNLELTERLGARGAERLMFAHDDASLRASERSIRIPVQVPERVSPLVYIVAAQLFAFHLARHKGFDPDTPRGLKKITQTV, encoded by the coding sequence ATGGACTCGGGATCTACCGAACCTTCTGCCAACCTGATGCTGGCGGAGATCGCGGAACAGCCGGCGGTGATCGCACGCGGCCTGGAGGAAAACCGACAGGCCGCGGAGTCCATCGCAAGGCACGTTCGCGAACGGCACGTCAAGTTTCTCCTGATTGCCGCCCGTGGCACGTCGGACAACGCCGCCATATACGCCAAGTATCTGTGCGAAACGGAACTCGGCATCCCCGTGGCCCTCGCGGCGCCATCCGTCTGGACGCTTTACGGCGCCAGGATGCAGCTTAAGGACAGCCTCGTGATCGGACTGTCCCAGAGCGGGATGGGGCCGGATATCGTGGAGTGCGTGGAGATGGCCAAGACCCAGGGCGCTCTCACCCTTGGCATCACCAACAATCCCGATTCCCTGCTGGCGAACGCCAGCGACGAGGTTCTGCTTCTTCACGCCGGCGCCGAGAAAAGCGTGGCCGCCACCAAGACATACACTTCCAGCCTAGCGGCCGTGGCGTTGACCATCGCATTGCTCTCGCACGACCGTGGACTGGAGGCCGAACTCCACGGCGTTCCGGGCCAGATCCAGGCCACCCTCGCGATCGATCCCGATATCGAGCGCGCTTCAGAGCGTTATCGGTTTATGGACGATTGCATGGTCATCGCCCGCGGCCTCAACCAATGCACCGCCGTTGAAGCCGGCCTCAAGCTGTCGGAAACGTGCTACGTGGTCGCTCACGCCTATAGCGGGGCCGACTTCCAGCACGGCCCTATCGCCGTGGTAGACCGCGGCTTCCCGTGCCTGCTGTTCAACCCCGAGGGAAAGGCCCACGCGCAGAACCTGGAACTGACCGAAAGACTGGGCGCCCGCGGCGCGGAACGACTGATGTTCGCCCACGACGACGCGTCCCTCAGGGCCAGTGAGCGCTCCATCCGAATCCCGGTCCAGGTTCCCGAGCGTGTATCACCGCTTGTGTATATCGTTGCGGCGCAATTGTTCGCGTTCCACCTGGCGCGCCATAAGGGTTTCGACCCGGATACGCCGCGGGGCCTGAAAAAGATCACACAAACAGTCTGA
- a CDS encoding DegT/DnrJ/EryC1/StrS family aminotransferase: MAEVKVPFYGHVRQYHNYKAELDAAITGVLESGVYTLGPVGKRFEGELQEYMGMKHALGLNSGTDALWLAFLALGIKPGDEVITTSNTFWATAEAVWLVGAIPVFVDCDPDTRNMNVSQVEAKITDKTVGIVPVHLYGQPADMPAVAAIAKKHNLWVVEDCAQAMGSRGDTFKIGELSDAVCTSFITAKNLGTFGDSGAVFTNRDDLIEPIIKMRNHGSNKRSHHSVGWNSRLDEIHAAILGVKLKHIDEFNDARIANAKLYDQYLAGVKNIKLPKGKPGYRHVYHLYVIETPHRDELQAFLKDKGIIALTNYPIAIHQQEGFPFGGGDPKPVLPETEKNAAGCLSLPIYPELTAEEVKYVADAVMEWDAKQ, encoded by the coding sequence ATGGCGGAAGTGAAAGTCCCGTTCTACGGGCATGTGCGACAGTATCACAACTACAAGGCCGAGCTGGACGCGGCCATCACCGGCGTCCTCGAGAGCGGCGTCTATACCCTGGGGCCCGTCGGCAAGCGGTTCGAGGGCGAATTGCAGGAATACATGGGCATGAAACATGCCCTGGGCCTGAACTCCGGCACCGACGCGCTCTGGCTCGCCTTCCTCGCCCTGGGCATCAAGCCCGGCGACGAAGTCATCACTACGTCCAACACATTCTGGGCCACCGCCGAAGCGGTCTGGCTTGTTGGCGCCATCCCGGTGTTCGTCGACTGCGACCCCGACACTCGCAACATGAACGTTTCGCAGGTTGAGGCCAAGATCACCGACAAGACGGTGGGCATCGTGCCCGTTCACCTGTATGGCCAGCCGGCCGATATGCCCGCTGTCGCCGCCATCGCCAAGAAGCACAATCTCTGGGTTGTTGAAGACTGCGCACAGGCCATGGGTTCCAGGGGCGATACATTCAAGATCGGTGAACTCAGCGACGCCGTCTGCACATCGTTCATCACCGCCAAGAATCTCGGCACCTTCGGCGACAGCGGAGCCGTTTTCACCAATCGCGACGATCTTATTGAGCCCATCATCAAGATGCGCAACCACGGCTCCAACAAGCGCAGCCACCACAGCGTGGGCTGGAATAGCCGCCTCGACGAAATCCACGCAGCGATCCTGGGCGTCAAGCTGAAGCATATCGATGAATTCAACGATGCCCGCATCGCCAACGCCAAGTTGTATGACCAATACCTCGCGGGTGTGAAGAATATCAAGCTGCCAAAAGGCAAGCCGGGCTATCGCCACGTGTACCATCTCTACGTCATAGAGACCCCGCATCGCGACGAGCTCCAGGCCTTCCTGAAGGATAAAGGCATCATCGCGCTGACCAATTACCCCATCGCCATCCACCAGCAGGAAGGCTTCCCGTTCGGCGGGGGCGACCCGAAGCCGGTCCTGCCGGAAACCGAGAAGAACGCGGCCGGCTGCCTCTCGCTTCCGATCTATCCTGAACTGACAGCCGAAGAGGTAAAGTACGTGGCCGACGCCGTAATGGAGTGGGACGCGAAGCAGTAA
- a CDS encoding Gfo/Idh/MocA family oxidoreductase — translation MPDTYTVAIAGLGKRGKVHADLFYKNPRFKVVGVADVDAERVEAAKALCGNPDGFADAGEMLKAVKPDVFCFCTPPTVRLPLIKLGCDAGVKLIAYEKPMATNMTEALEMRDCLRAAGVKSVQSHQRKYNVQFQETKKIIDSGAIGKVQTVYATSTGWMMHMATHLADYLRFFNGGADAEWVIGQAHGREKLTDNHPSPDYLGGFIQFANGVRGILECGSLAPDVPEVEYWWRKVRIGAQGTEGFAECFVGGGYRAVTKDGVFSGEGTWDGDHEQAPYIEDIALWLDGTQVHPCDGEGAFKDQEIMCGLIRSAVERKQIVFPLGPGEHELRALERVLPEA, via the coding sequence ATGCCAGACACATACACCGTCGCGATTGCCGGTCTCGGCAAGCGCGGCAAGGTCCATGCGGACCTGTTCTATAAGAACCCACGCTTCAAGGTAGTGGGAGTCGCCGACGTGGACGCCGAGCGCGTGGAGGCCGCGAAGGCGCTTTGCGGAAATCCGGACGGGTTTGCCGATGCGGGCGAAATGCTGAAGGCCGTGAAGCCGGACGTTTTCTGCTTTTGCACACCGCCAACCGTCCGCCTTCCCCTAATAAAGCTTGGCTGCGACGCCGGCGTTAAACTGATCGCCTATGAGAAGCCGATGGCGACGAACATGACCGAGGCCCTCGAAATGCGCGATTGCCTGCGGGCCGCCGGAGTGAAATCCGTGCAGAGCCACCAGCGCAAGTACAACGTTCAGTTCCAGGAAACCAAGAAGATCATCGACAGCGGCGCCATCGGTAAGGTCCAGACCGTTTACGCCACCTCGACAGGCTGGATGATGCACATGGCGACCCACCTGGCCGACTACCTCCGCTTCTTCAACGGCGGAGCCGACGCGGAATGGGTCATCGGACAGGCGCACGGCCGCGAGAAGCTGACGGACAACCATCCGTCGCCAGACTACCTCGGCGGCTTCATCCAGTTTGCCAACGGCGTCCGCGGGATCCTTGAGTGCGGCAGCCTGGCCCCGGACGTTCCGGAAGTGGAATACTGGTGGCGCAAGGTCCGGATCGGCGCCCAGGGAACCGAAGGGTTCGCGGAGTGTTTCGTCGGTGGCGGTTATCGCGCGGTAACCAAAGACGGAGTCTTCTCCGGCGAAGGCACCTGGGATGGCGATCACGAGCAGGCCCCGTACATTGAGGACATCGCGCTCTGGCTGGACGGTACGCAGGTTCACCCCTGTGACGGCGAAGGCGCCTTCAAGGACCAGGAGATCATGTGCGGCCTGATCCGCTCCGCGGTGGAGCGCAAGCAAATCGTCTTCCCGCTGGGGCCCGGCGAGCACGAACTGCGCGCCCTGGAGCGGGTATTGCCGGAAGCGTAA
- a CDS encoding M20/M25/M40 family metallo-hydrolase: MINQQRLVDTFLELVHLNSPSLHEKAAMDAVQARLERLGFTVQRDDAGEKMGGDTGNIIARRAGTTGAPPVFFNAHIDTVQPTAGIVVVQEDGIIKTDGTTILGADDKAGVACILEALESAAEDNAPSAPTEVIITICEEIGLHGSRLLDPARVTARSGWVVDSGQPLSAIITRAPSQDQIHATIHGKAAHAGARPEEGINAITVAATAIAAMPQGRLDTETTANVGVITGGQATNIVPPLCHFDAEARSHSTEKLAAQTAAMVKAVEDAAAKFGARAEINVERIFNAFQLPEDSHEVKVAAAAMRTLGLEPEIHSTGGGMDANYFHEKGMKCTVIGCGYGDIHTVDEYIPVADFVIGARVVEAIMREATKG, translated from the coding sequence ATGATTAACCAGCAACGCCTCGTGGACACATTTCTGGAACTGGTTCACCTGAACAGCCCCTCACTACACGAGAAGGCCGCGATGGACGCCGTACAGGCTCGGTTGGAGCGGCTTGGCTTTACTGTCCAGCGCGATGACGCGGGCGAGAAGATGGGCGGCGACACAGGCAACATAATCGCGCGCCGTGCTGGCACAACGGGAGCGCCTCCCGTCTTCTTTAACGCCCACATCGATACGGTCCAGCCGACCGCCGGTATCGTCGTCGTTCAGGAAGACGGCATCATCAAGACGGACGGAACGACCATCCTTGGCGCGGATGACAAGGCCGGAGTTGCCTGTATCCTCGAAGCTCTCGAAAGCGCTGCCGAAGATAACGCGCCATCGGCTCCCACCGAGGTCATCATCACCATCTGCGAGGAGATCGGCCTCCACGGTTCGCGCCTGCTTGACCCTGCGCGGGTCACCGCCAGATCCGGTTGGGTCGTGGATAGCGGCCAGCCTCTAAGCGCCATCATTACCCGCGCACCGTCACAGGACCAGATCCACGCCACCATCCACGGTAAGGCCGCCCACGCGGGAGCGCGGCCCGAGGAAGGGATCAATGCGATCACCGTCGCCGCGACTGCCATTGCCGCGATGCCGCAGGGCCGCCTGGACACCGAAACGACGGCGAACGTAGGCGTCATTACGGGCGGTCAGGCCACGAACATCGTGCCTCCACTGTGCCACTTTGACGCCGAGGCGCGCAGCCACAGCACGGAGAAACTGGCCGCCCAGACGGCCGCGATGGTGAAGGCTGTGGAGGATGCTGCGGCGAAGTTCGGAGCCCGCGCGGAGATCAATGTCGAACGCATCTTCAATGCCTTCCAGCTTCCCGAGGATTCGCACGAGGTGAAGGTCGCCGCGGCGGCGATGCGCACACTGGGCCTCGAACCGGAAATCCACTCCACCGGCGGCGGCATGGACGCAAACTACTTCCACGAGAAGGGCATGAAGTGTACCGTCATCGGCTGCGGCTACGGGGACATCCACACGGTTGATGAGTACATACCCGTTGCCGACTTCGTGATTGGCGCCCGCGTTGTTGAGGCGATCATGCGCGAAGCGACCAAGGGCTGA